In Bacillus sp. SB49, a single window of DNA contains:
- the lhgO gene encoding L-2-hydroxyglutarate oxidase: MYDYGIIGGGIVGLSTAYALMQEHPHARIIVIEKEKEIAEHQTGRNSGVIHSGVYYQPGSLKAKMAVQGRNSMEAFCRMHNIPHDICGKVLVATEQEELPRLEALYKRVQENGLNVTRVDKRELTAIEPHVAGLAGLKVPSTGIVDYKQVSHKLKALLEGGGAEFLMGEAVRSINEGPEDVNIETEKKTIRTRYMVNCAGLFSDRLVKMAGIHTDVRIIPFRGEYFELTPEKAHLVKGLIYPIPNPDFPFLGVHLTKMIDGGVHAGPNAVLSWKREGYKKTDFGWRDALDVLSFPGFWKLAGANVKEGSKEMLRSFHKQSFVKSLQRLVPEIGTEDVIPTKSGVRAQAMLKDGRLVDDFHIIAGKRTVHVCNAPSPAATASLEIGKEIARRMPEVAGRKAG, translated from the coding sequence ATGTATGATTATGGAATCATTGGTGGAGGAATTGTAGGATTATCGACTGCCTATGCACTGATGCAGGAACATCCACATGCAAGGATAATCGTTATCGAGAAAGAAAAAGAAATAGCAGAACATCAAACGGGCAGAAACAGCGGCGTCATCCATTCCGGGGTTTACTACCAGCCGGGAAGTTTAAAAGCGAAAATGGCCGTTCAGGGTCGGAACAGTATGGAAGCGTTCTGCAGGATGCATAACATTCCACACGATATCTGCGGAAAGGTTCTGGTAGCGACGGAACAGGAAGAGCTGCCGCGTTTAGAAGCGCTTTACAAACGAGTTCAGGAAAATGGGCTGAACGTGACAAGGGTGGACAAGCGGGAACTAACCGCTATTGAACCTCATGTCGCCGGGCTTGCCGGGTTAAAGGTTCCTTCCACCGGAATCGTCGATTATAAGCAGGTTAGTCACAAATTAAAGGCTCTGTTGGAAGGCGGCGGCGCAGAATTTTTAATGGGAGAAGCCGTCCGTTCCATCAACGAAGGACCCGAAGATGTGAACATCGAGACAGAAAAGAAGACGATACGTACGAGGTACATGGTCAACTGTGCAGGACTTTTCAGTGATCGACTTGTAAAGATGGCAGGTATTCACACGGATGTAAGAATCATTCCTTTCCGAGGGGAATATTTCGAATTGACACCTGAGAAGGCTCACCTGGTGAAAGGATTAATCTATCCGATACCGAACCCTGATTTCCCTTTCCTTGGTGTGCATTTGACGAAGATGATCGACGGAGGTGTCCATGCAGGACCTAATGCCGTCCTGAGCTGGAAGCGGGAAGGGTACAAGAAGACGGATTTTGGATGGAGGGATGCTTTGGACGTCCTCTCCTTCCCGGGATTTTGGAAGCTTGCCGGAGCGAACGTGAAAGAGGGATCGAAGGAAATGCTCCGCTCTTTTCATAAGCAGAGCTTCGTGAAGAGCCTGCAGCGTCTGGTTCCGGAAATTGGAACGGAGGATGTCATCCCGACAAAATCGGGGGTGCGGGCGCAGGCCATGTTGAAAGACGGAAGATTGGTAGATGATTTTCATATCATTGCAGGGAAAAGGACGGTCCATGTGTGTAATGCTCCCTCTCCTGCGGCAACGGCTTCGTTGGAGATAGGAAAAGAAATTGCCAGGAGAATGCCTGAGGTTGCCGGCAGGAAGGCCGGGTAA
- the glaH gene encoding glutarate dioxygenase GlaH: MCAVEMKKDSLRTFAGRGYNIAPHPKHQRLYSIQLEEEVVTQFLNEVQDISVEQLEYIPYQRLIVADALMQLLDEDFQTLVCTMLHDRNSGGFTIGLQGRTSSTEDYVKFSTALSHLAGVPNFDAMSKKYYARFSVKHTDDSDSYLRQAYRRFTLHTDGTYVDEPTDWLLMMKMEEENAVGGSSRLLHLDDWEDFDYFYNQPLGKHPFVYKAPASKNVSEEVTRKTFYMWNNKPCICFIDQFVYPETMQEAQYLSQLSRSMENSAGVLELELPVGDLVMLNNRFWLHGRAGFERNESLHRELLRQRGRFLQ; encoded by the coding sequence ATGTGTGCAGTAGAAATGAAGAAAGATAGTCTCCGTACTTTTGCTGGAAGAGGGTATAACATTGCGCCGCATCCGAAACACCAGCGATTATATTCCATTCAATTGGAAGAAGAAGTCGTTACCCAGTTCTTGAACGAAGTGCAGGATATCAGTGTGGAACAACTGGAGTATATACCCTACCAGCGTCTGATCGTGGCTGATGCTCTGATGCAATTGTTAGACGAAGACTTTCAAACGCTTGTCTGTACGATGCTTCACGACAGAAATTCCGGAGGCTTTACTATCGGATTACAGGGGCGTACGTCATCCACAGAGGATTATGTGAAGTTCTCGACAGCTCTTTCCCATCTTGCCGGAGTTCCTAACTTTGATGCCATGTCTAAAAAGTATTACGCACGCTTTTCCGTGAAACATACAGATGACAGTGATTCGTATCTTCGCCAGGCATATCGCCGCTTCACCCTTCATACAGATGGTACGTATGTCGATGAGCCAACGGACTGGCTCTTGATGATGAAGATGGAAGAAGAAAATGCGGTCGGTGGCAGTTCCCGTCTGCTGCACTTGGATGATTGGGAGGATTTCGATTACTTTTATAACCAGCCGCTGGGGAAACATCCATTTGTTTATAAGGCGCCGGCCAGTAAGAACGTGTCGGAGGAAGTTACGCGCAAAACATTTTATATGTGGAATAACAAACCTTGTATCTGCTTTATCGATCAATTTGTGTATCCCGAAACGATGCAGGAAGCTCAATACTTAAGTCAGTTATCCCGTTCAATGGAAAATTCGGCTGGAGTATTGGAGCTGGAACTGCCGGTCGGAGACTTGGTTATGCTCAACAACCGCTTTTGGCTGCACGGGAGAGCCGGTTTCGAGAGGAATGAATCCCTGCACCGAGAGCTGCTCCGACAGCGCGGGAGGTTCTTACAATAA
- a CDS encoding chromate transporter, with protein sequence MILWKIFLAFFIPGIVGYGGGPSAIPLTENEIVDRFGWMSVSEFSEMLALANALPGPINTKIAGLIGYQQAGVLGAFVGVFATVAPSLILMMFLMRLLSKFKDSPRVKEMTSLIRPVIAVLLGVMAFEFFHNSYEGSGTVQTAGLIVVSFVLLEKVKLNPAFVILGALIYGALFLG encoded by the coding sequence ATGATATTATGGAAGATCTTTCTTGCATTTTTCATCCCTGGTATCGTCGGTTATGGGGGAGGTCCTTCTGCCATTCCATTGACGGAAAACGAGATCGTTGACCGTTTCGGCTGGATGTCCGTTTCTGAATTTAGTGAAATGCTGGCCTTGGCAAATGCCCTGCCCGGACCAATTAATACGAAAATTGCCGGCTTAATCGGATATCAACAGGCTGGAGTATTAGGTGCATTTGTCGGAGTGTTTGCTACAGTTGCTCCGTCCCTGATTTTAATGATGTTCTTAATGCGTTTATTATCTAAGTTCAAAGACTCCCCGCGTGTCAAGGAAATGACGAGTTTGATCCGGCCGGTCATCGCTGTTCTGCTGGGAGTTATGGCTTTTGAATTCTTCCATAATTCTTATGAAGGTAGTGGTACCGTCCAGACAGCCGGACTGATTGTGGTCAGCTTTGTATTATTGGAGAAGGTTAAACTAAACCCTGCGTTCGTCATCCTCGGGGCTCTTATTTATGGTGCTCTCTTTTTAGGATGA
- a CDS encoding chromate transporter translates to MVQWDIFIAFFRVGMLGYGGGPSSIPLVHKEVVEKYKWMSDDEFGDVLALANSLPGPIATKMAGYIGYRVSGVVGMMNALVASVLPTIVLLIIFLTSLNNFRDQAWVSGMTKAVVPVVGVMLAKLTYDFMIKAKGHMGWLLAISLGLLSLFLMEWMGVHPAILIAALLAYALLRPRKKERGQAS, encoded by the coding sequence ATGGTACAGTGGGATATTTTTATAGCATTTTTCCGAGTAGGCATGCTCGGCTATGGCGGCGGCCCATCTTCTATTCCTCTTGTGCATAAGGAAGTGGTCGAGAAATATAAATGGATGTCGGATGATGAGTTCGGGGACGTCCTTGCTCTTGCGAATTCCCTGCCCGGCCCGATTGCCACAAAAATGGCTGGATATATCGGTTATCGCGTGTCGGGCGTAGTCGGGATGATGAATGCACTGGTGGCTTCGGTCCTTCCAACCATCGTGTTGTTGATCATTTTCCTCACATCTTTAAATAACTTTAGAGATCAGGCATGGGTGTCCGGAATGACGAAGGCAGTCGTTCCTGTCGTCGGAGTCATGCTCGCTAAACTCACCTATGATTTTATGATAAAAGCGAAAGGACATATGGGATGGCTTCTTGCCATTTCGCTTGGACTTCTCTCGCTTTTCCTAATGGAATGGATGGGAGTTCACCCTGCTATACTTATAGCGGCCCTGTTGGCCTACGCACTGCTTCGTCCTCGTAAAAAAGAGAGGGGGCAGGCGTCATGA
- a CDS encoding glycerate kinase, giving the protein MKFVLAPDSFKGSLSSIEVSQAMKQAIRAVLPDTETRAIPMADGGEGTIEALAASIPHEKISFPCTGPLGEESTGWYVKTEDRAIIEGAAIAGLPLVPKDKRNPDHTTSYGIGQAIRHALDEGLRDFIIAIGGSSTNDGGLGMLQALGIKALDGNRQAAGIFGKDLHNVEHMDFTTIDPRVSEATIQVACDVDNPLTGKSGASHVYGRQKGATTEQILAYDQALSCYGKLVEEAVGHPLMDQKGAGAAGGLGFAFLALGGILTSGAQLVGEAVQLEEAVRHADLVITGEGQSDDQTLYGKAPGYIAELCHRHKKPVILLSGSLDGDIEKLNDRFTACFSIVPGPRTLDDCLDHAEAYVKQATTQIVRLFNHK; this is encoded by the coding sequence ATGAAATTTGTATTAGCACCGGATTCATTCAAAGGCAGTTTATCGTCAATCGAAGTCAGTCAGGCGATGAAACAGGCCATTCGCGCAGTTCTACCGGATACAGAAACCAGGGCTATACCGATGGCGGATGGAGGAGAAGGAACCATCGAAGCATTGGCAGCCTCTATTCCTCATGAAAAAATCTCCTTCCCATGTACCGGCCCCCTGGGAGAAGAATCGACGGGCTGGTATGTCAAGACGGAAGATAGAGCAATTATAGAAGGTGCAGCCATCGCGGGACTTCCTCTCGTCCCAAAGGACAAAAGAAACCCTGATCATACGACAAGCTACGGCATCGGCCAGGCAATCAGACATGCGCTCGATGAGGGGCTGCGCGACTTCATCATCGCAATCGGCGGCAGTTCTACAAATGACGGGGGACTCGGTATGCTTCAGGCTCTTGGAATAAAAGCATTAGATGGTAACCGACAGGCTGCAGGTATCTTCGGTAAAGACTTACATAACGTCGAGCATATGGACTTTACGACCATCGACCCAAGGGTGTCGGAAGCGACGATTCAAGTAGCCTGTGATGTCGATAATCCATTAACAGGTAAATCCGGGGCCAGTCACGTTTATGGCAGGCAAAAGGGAGCAACAACAGAGCAGATACTCGCCTATGATCAAGCGTTATCGTGTTATGGGAAATTGGTAGAAGAAGCAGTAGGTCATCCACTGATGGATCAGAAGGGAGCAGGTGCTGCAGGAGGACTTGGATTTGCTTTCCTGGCGCTTGGCGGCATCCTTACGTCCGGAGCCCAACTCGTGGGAGAGGCCGTCCAATTGGAAGAAGCGGTCCGGCATGCAGATTTGGTGATTACGGGGGAAGGGCAGAGTGACGATCAAACACTTTACGGCAAAGCACCAGGGTATATCGCCGAGCTATGCCACCGGCACAAAAAGCCGGTCATTCTCCTCTCCGGAAGCCTGGATGGAGATATTGAAAAACTCAACGATCGATTCACCGCCTGCTTCTCCATTGTACCAGGACCCAGGACACTCGATGACTGCCTGGACCATGCAGAAGCCTATGTGAAGCAAGCAACCACACAAATCGTACGGTTATTTAACCATAAGTGA
- a CDS encoding PaaI family thioesterase has product MLASVDDVRLSFEQSPYFQHIGFEIIRFEEGDVLLKLAVTDKLRNVNGTLHGGVHASMIDLILGMTIRSATKTRCSTINLNVHYLAPVSGGDLYAKGKLLQQGYKIVTAEAEMYDTEGVMAAKGMGTFKLIR; this is encoded by the coding sequence ATGCTTGCTTCTGTTGATGATGTTCGTTTGAGTTTTGAACAAAGTCCTTATTTCCAGCACATTGGGTTTGAAATTATACGCTTTGAAGAGGGGGATGTTCTTCTGAAGCTTGCTGTGACAGATAAGCTTAGAAATGTAAACGGCACGTTGCACGGAGGCGTCCACGCATCCATGATCGACTTGATTCTCGGGATGACCATCCGTTCTGCGACCAAGACGCGCTGTTCTACTATAAACCTGAATGTCCATTATCTTGCACCGGTTTCTGGAGGCGATCTCTACGCCAAAGGAAAGTTGCTGCAGCAAGGCTATAAGATTGTTACTGCGGAAGCAGAAATGTATGACACGGAGGGTGTGATGGCTGCCAAAGGAATGGGGACGTTCAAGTTGATCAGATAA
- a CDS encoding enoyl-CoA hydratase/isomerase family protein produces the protein MKEKMLQYGKEGKLAYLRIDRPEVRNALNKQTLEEMSEALDRASADPEVELVVFTGSGEKAFAAGADISQMPDKKGIDALKENDMQQVYDRIESFEKPTVAMVNGLALGGGCELAMACDIRIASSNAKFGLPELNLSIIPGAGGTQRLTRLVGKGKALEMILTGKVIEAEEALRIGLVTDMVPPEHLKAKVEEVSAKILAKGPLAVQLAKLTVHMGAETDMKTGLLLEKLSQAILFNSEDKNEGTKAFMEKRRAVFQGK, from the coding sequence ATGAAGGAGAAAATGCTTCAATATGGAAAAGAAGGGAAGCTCGCATATTTAAGGATCGATCGTCCGGAAGTAAGGAATGCACTGAATAAACAGACGCTTGAGGAGATGAGTGAGGCACTGGATCGAGCGTCAGCCGATCCGGAAGTCGAACTCGTCGTCTTCACTGGAAGCGGGGAGAAAGCGTTCGCAGCCGGAGCGGATATTAGTCAAATGCCTGACAAGAAAGGCATCGATGCCTTAAAGGAAAACGATATGCAGCAAGTGTACGATCGTATCGAGAGTTTTGAAAAGCCGACGGTTGCCATGGTCAACGGTCTCGCCTTAGGTGGCGGATGTGAACTGGCTATGGCTTGTGATATCCGTATCGCTTCTTCTAACGCAAAGTTTGGTCTTCCTGAACTGAATTTGTCCATCATCCCCGGGGCAGGAGGCACCCAGCGGCTTACAAGGCTTGTCGGAAAAGGAAAAGCATTGGAAATGATTTTGACCGGAAAAGTCATCGAAGCAGAGGAGGCGCTTAGAATAGGACTTGTAACCGACATGGTACCGCCGGAGCACCTGAAAGCAAAAGTGGAGGAAGTGTCTGCAAAGATCCTCGCCAAAGGACCGTTGGCAGTCCAGCTTGCCAAGCTGACCGTACACATGGGAGCGGAGACGGATATGAAGACCGGCTTGCTTCTTGAAAAGCTGTCTCAGGCGATCCTGTTCAATTCGGAAGATAAAAATGAGGGGACCAAGGCCTTTATGGAAAAACGCAGAGCTGTTTTCCAGGGGAAATGA
- a CDS encoding thiolase family protein, with amino-acid sequence MEDVVIVSAVRTAIGRYGGALKDQPSSSLAATVIKASLDRSGVGKDQVDEVIFGEVRQTTEASNVARVAALRAGIPEESPAYTINRLCASGLQCVASAVQQILFKQADIVVAGGTESMSRSPIYLRNARFGGDRTHLVDSNTEAGQQPHELYGSGLGMGVTAENVAERYGISRKEQDQFAAESQRRAGRAVSNGKFKNEIVPVSLNKRGGTSIFETDEYPRPETTEEKLAALPTVFKEGGTVTAGNACGRNDGAAALIMMRASKAEEMGLTPLARVVDWAASGVSPEIMGIGPIPAVMKLLQRTGKRMEDIGLFELNEAFASQSLVVIQELGLDRERVNVNGGAIALGHPVGASGARILVTLLHEMRKRNEQVGIAALCAGGGQGMALMVEQIDQKRKG; translated from the coding sequence ATGGAAGACGTCGTCATTGTCAGTGCTGTCCGAACCGCAATCGGCCGATACGGGGGAGCGTTGAAGGACCAGCCCTCCTCAAGCCTAGCAGCGACTGTCATTAAAGCTTCTCTGGACCGTTCGGGAGTGGGAAAAGATCAAGTCGACGAGGTGATTTTTGGAGAAGTCAGGCAGACAACGGAAGCCTCCAATGTCGCAAGGGTCGCAGCTCTGCGTGCAGGAATTCCGGAAGAATCTCCCGCCTATACGATCAACCGCTTATGTGCTTCCGGTCTGCAGTGTGTCGCTTCCGCCGTCCAGCAAATCCTTTTCAAGCAGGCGGACATCGTTGTGGCAGGAGGAACGGAAAGCATGAGCAGATCACCAATATATCTTAGAAACGCAAGGTTTGGGGGCGACCGGACACACCTTGTCGACTCCAATACAGAAGCAGGGCAGCAACCTCATGAACTATATGGAAGTGGTCTTGGGATGGGGGTGACAGCGGAAAATGTCGCAGAGCGCTACGGTATTTCACGGAAAGAACAGGATCAGTTTGCTGCGGAAAGCCAGCGGCGGGCTGGAAGAGCTGTCAGCAACGGGAAGTTTAAGAATGAGATTGTTCCGGTTTCTTTAAATAAGCGGGGAGGTACCAGTATTTTTGAAACGGATGAATATCCACGTCCGGAGACAACGGAGGAGAAACTAGCCGCATTACCGACCGTTTTTAAAGAAGGCGGCACCGTAACAGCCGGAAATGCCTGTGGTCGTAATGATGGTGCAGCTGCACTAATTATGATGCGCGCATCAAAGGCTGAGGAGATGGGGCTGACTCCTCTCGCCCGGGTTGTGGATTGGGCTGCTTCGGGAGTGTCTCCGGAGATTATGGGGATCGGCCCGATACCTGCCGTTATGAAGCTTCTGCAAAGGACAGGGAAGAGAATGGAAGATATCGGCTTATTCGAACTGAACGAAGCGTTCGCCTCTCAATCCCTTGTTGTCATACAGGAGCTCGGACTGGACAGGGAACGCGTCAACGTCAATGGAGGAGCCATCGCCTTAGGTCATCCAGTCGGTGCCAGCGGCGCGAGGATACTTGTAACCCTGCTCCACGAAATGAGGAAACGTAACGAACAGGTAGGAATTGCTGCTTTATGCGCCGGCGGAGGACAGGGAATGGCATTGATGGTGGAACAAATCGACCAAAAAAGGAAGGGATGA
- a CDS encoding acyl-CoA dehydrogenase family protein, with translation MDFTLGKDVELLKKNVREFVQSEVEAAAAVIEKEDRIPDKILEASKQMGLFGLSIPEAYGGLGIGMVGKCALYEEIGATHNGYTTMIGAHTGIGTVGIVEMGNDLQKERYLPSMARGDSIGAFALTEPSAGSNASNLKTTAVKHGDTYLLNGTKHYITNAPIADVFTVMAVTDPEKGAKGITSFLIQKDFPGFHVGAVEPKMGLHGSQSAEVIMEDCEVPEANVLGEIGQGYVNALKILANGRAGLAARNLGSCQKLLDLSMHYTREREQFGVPIIDHQAVAHMVSEMAVEIEALRALTYKVAWMVDQGQKVIKEAAMLKLYGSEVYNRVADKAVQVHGGIGYISDYPIERFYRDARITRIYEGTSEIQKNIIAGQLKKEYAR, from the coding sequence ATGGATTTCACCTTGGGAAAAGACGTGGAATTATTGAAGAAAAACGTCAGAGAATTTGTCCAGTCGGAAGTGGAAGCGGCAGCGGCAGTCATCGAAAAAGAAGACAGGATTCCCGATAAGATCTTGGAAGCTTCCAAACAGATGGGCTTGTTTGGTTTGAGTATACCGGAAGCCTATGGAGGACTTGGCATTGGAATGGTCGGTAAGTGTGCACTTTATGAAGAAATTGGAGCGACACACAACGGTTATACCACGATGATCGGTGCGCATACGGGTATTGGAACAGTGGGCATTGTCGAGATGGGAAATGATCTTCAGAAAGAAAGGTATCTTCCCTCTATGGCAAGGGGGGATTCGATTGGCGCATTCGCCCTTACCGAGCCGAGTGCCGGTTCCAACGCCTCCAATTTGAAGACGACAGCCGTCAAACATGGCGATACGTATCTGTTAAACGGAACGAAGCACTATATAACAAACGCACCTATTGCGGATGTGTTCACGGTAATGGCAGTGACCGATCCGGAGAAAGGAGCGAAGGGGATTACGTCGTTCCTCATACAGAAGGATTTTCCGGGCTTTCACGTAGGGGCAGTAGAACCGAAGATGGGGCTTCACGGCTCCCAGTCGGCGGAAGTCATTATGGAAGATTGTGAGGTGCCGGAAGCGAATGTTCTTGGAGAAATCGGTCAAGGTTATGTCAACGCGCTTAAGATACTTGCCAATGGCCGGGCAGGACTGGCTGCAAGGAATCTCGGCTCCTGTCAAAAGCTGCTCGACTTATCGATGCACTATACCCGGGAACGGGAACAGTTCGGCGTTCCAATCATTGATCATCAAGCAGTAGCTCATATGGTCTCGGAAATGGCGGTGGAAATAGAAGCACTTCGCGCACTGACCTACAAAGTTGCCTGGATGGTCGATCAAGGACAGAAGGTGATCAAGGAAGCTGCCATGCTTAAGTTATATGGTTCCGAGGTCTACAACCGCGTCGCTGATAAAGCGGTACAAGTCCATGGCGGGATTGGATACATATCCGATTACCCGATCGAACGATTTTACCGTGACGCCAGGATTACAAGAATATATGAGGGAACCTCTGAAATTCAGAAAAACATCATTGCGGGACAATTGAAGAAGGAATATGCCAGGTAG
- a CDS encoding ABC transporter substrate-binding protein produces MKSMKLSVLFVMLAMMMVMAGCIDNPSTQSGGEGEADAKTNEPEVKDGEEVVHIGYSGPLSGPAAYYGERTLNGLSMAVDEINENGGFEIDGQTYKFNVVALDDKYLPNETAANAKRMLQENDTPIIFSPHSGGIKAMQVFNEEENFLVAAYSSEPDITAAGNELTVRIPPSYDGYLEPFTNYAMENHGKKLAALPAATQYGKDWTEALVPYWEEQGGEVVYNSSIDFTKDTDFFTLVTNALKEDPDVLFIGGPSEPTAKVAKQARELGFEGGFLVMDQAKFDEMKVVTESYDMLNGSVGVLPLVDSDFPGTAEFIEKYEAEHGETPGSEAGYHYVATYIFMEAMKAAGSVDNPEAIRANMQKGLEALPEEKQVYTIVKLDENGGFHTNLRIGVIEEGKVVDLAVE; encoded by the coding sequence ATGAAATCTATGAAACTATCGGTTTTGTTCGTGATGTTGGCGATGATGATGGTTATGGCAGGATGTATTGATAACCCGTCCACCCAGTCGGGAGGAGAAGGAGAGGCGGATGCAAAAACGAATGAGCCGGAAGTGAAGGACGGGGAGGAAGTCGTCCATATCGGATACAGTGGTCCTTTGAGTGGTCCTGCGGCCTACTATGGGGAAAGAACCTTGAACGGGCTTTCGATGGCAGTGGATGAAATTAATGAGAACGGTGGTTTTGAAATCGACGGACAGACGTATAAGTTCAACGTCGTTGCTCTCGACGACAAATACCTCCCGAACGAAACGGCAGCGAACGCTAAACGCATGCTTCAGGAGAATGACACACCGATCATTTTCTCTCCTCACAGCGGTGGAATCAAAGCAATGCAGGTCTTCAATGAAGAGGAAAATTTCTTAGTAGCCGCCTATTCCAGTGAGCCGGACATTACAGCAGCAGGCAATGAACTGACGGTAAGAATTCCGCCCAGCTATGATGGCTATTTGGAGCCGTTCACTAATTATGCCATGGAGAACCATGGGAAGAAGCTCGCAGCACTCCCTGCAGCGACACAATACGGAAAAGACTGGACGGAAGCACTTGTTCCTTACTGGGAGGAGCAGGGTGGCGAGGTCGTCTACAACTCCTCCATCGATTTCACAAAAGATACGGATTTCTTCACACTCGTGACAAATGCGCTGAAGGAAGATCCGGACGTACTCTTTATCGGAGGACCTTCGGAACCGACGGCGAAAGTAGCCAAGCAGGCAAGAGAGCTTGGTTTTGAAGGCGGATTCCTTGTCATGGACCAGGCGAAGTTCGATGAGATGAAAGTCGTTACAGAATCCTATGACATGTTGAACGGTTCTGTCGGAGTGCTTCCATTAGTAGATTCTGATTTTCCGGGTACGGCTGAATTCATAGAAAAATATGAAGCTGAACATGGGGAAACACCTGGATCGGAGGCCGGCTATCACTATGTTGCCACGTATATTTTTATGGAAGCAATGAAAGCAGCAGGCAGTGTCGATAATCCTGAGGCAATCCGGGCAAATATGCAGAAAGGTCTGGAAGCACTGCCGGAAGAGAAGCAGGTTTATACCATTGTTAAGTTGGATGAGAACGGTGGCTTCCATACCAATCTTCGTATCGGTGTCATTGAAGAGGGCAAAGTTGTCGACCTGGCTGTAGAATGA
- a CDS encoding ABC transporter ATP-binding protein has product MLELLDVTVKYGDLAAVEHVNLRVAEGELVVLLGSNGAGKSTTFHTVSGLHKPSTGTILFEGKPIQGTAPDKIVRSGIVQCAEDRKLFPQMSVKENLVMGAYVHRRKRKQVQQSLEEAYELFPILRDKKEDAAGSLSGGQQQMLAIGRAMMAKPKLLLLDEPSIGLAPLIVEQMFDVIRKINKDGTTVLLAEQNAYAALKIADRGYVYESGRVVVQGTAEELLANDTVRKAYIGA; this is encoded by the coding sequence GTGCTTGAACTGTTGGATGTGACTGTGAAATATGGCGATCTTGCCGCTGTCGAACATGTCAATCTCCGCGTAGCGGAAGGGGAACTCGTTGTGCTCCTCGGTTCGAACGGTGCGGGGAAAAGCACTACTTTCCATACGGTGAGCGGACTTCATAAACCGAGCACTGGTACGATTCTGTTTGAAGGAAAACCCATTCAAGGGACAGCTCCGGATAAAATCGTCCGTTCCGGTATTGTTCAGTGTGCGGAAGATCGAAAACTTTTTCCGCAAATGTCTGTGAAAGAGAATCTTGTAATGGGAGCATATGTGCACAGGAGAAAGCGGAAACAGGTTCAACAATCTTTGGAAGAAGCCTATGAGCTTTTTCCGATCCTTCGCGATAAGAAGGAAGATGCTGCCGGATCACTCAGTGGAGGACAGCAGCAGATGCTGGCCATTGGACGGGCTATGATGGCGAAGCCCAAGCTTCTGCTTCTAGACGAGCCATCCATCGGACTCGCACCGCTCATTGTCGAGCAAATGTTTGACGTCATCCGGAAGATTAATAAGGACGGGACAACGGTGCTGCTTGCGGAACAAAATGCCTATGCAGCTTTGAAGATTGCGGATCGCGGCTACGTATACGAAAGCGGCAGAGTTGTTGTCCAAGGAACGGCGGAAGAACTGCTGGCCAACGATACCGTAAGAAAAGCATATATTGGTGCGTAA
- a CDS encoding ABC transporter ATP-binding protein, with translation MLMETKGLTKRFGGLVAVNEVDFTIEAGKINAIIGPNGAGKSTFFNLLSGTYTPSTGQVFYKGEDITKLPPNRIAKLGVARTFQTTNLFEQATVLDNVIVGHRLRTNSNLWDAILRTKRFHREEKKCRDKAMEVLEFVGLTDVRDKVAGGISQEEKKRVAFALALATDPEVVFLDEPTAGINPGETEGLAELMQKMVKRGITVCLIEHKMKMIMKLAGKIMVLNYGEKIAEGTADEVMNNQAVIEAYLGGSASA, from the coding sequence ATGTTAATGGAAACGAAGGGGCTGACGAAACGCTTCGGAGGCCTTGTCGCTGTCAATGAAGTGGACTTCACAATTGAAGCAGGGAAAATCAATGCCATTATCGGTCCGAACGGTGCCGGGAAATCGACATTCTTCAATTTGTTAAGCGGGACCTATACACCGAGTACCGGTCAAGTATTCTACAAGGGAGAAGATATTACAAAGCTGCCTCCGAACAGGATTGCGAAGCTCGGAGTGGCACGAACCTTCCAAACCACTAATTTATTTGAACAGGCAACGGTGCTTGATAACGTCATTGTTGGACATCGTCTGAGAACGAATTCCAATCTGTGGGATGCCATTCTCCGAACGAAGCGATTCCACAGAGAGGAGAAGAAGTGTCGGGATAAGGCGATGGAAGTCCTGGAGTTTGTCGGACTGACGGACGTCCGCGACAAAGTTGCGGGAGGAATATCCCAGGAAGAAAAGAAACGTGTCGCTTTTGCTCTGGCACTCGCTACCGACCCGGAAGTGGTTTTTCTCGATGAACCGACCGCAGGTATTAACCCCGGGGAGACGGAGGGCCTGGCAGAGCTCATGCAGAAAATGGTCAAACGTGGTATTACTGTCTGTCTGATTGAGCACAAAATGAAGATGATTATGAAACTTGCAGGCAAAATCATGGTGTTGAATTACGGCGAGAAGATTGCGGAAGGGACAGCTGATGAAGTAATGAATAACCAAGCTGTCATCGAAGCCTACCTGGGAGGGAGTGCCAGTGCTTGA